One Populus nigra chromosome 16, ddPopNigr1.1, whole genome shotgun sequence genomic window, ATTAGCCTCCAAAGCTGTCTCCGGGTCTTGATCTCGGAATATTGCTGTCATCTGATCCAATTTAACAGaagatattaaaacaaaaagggTTAGATGGCTCATCCATGAAATGTCAAGTAAATATGAGATTGAAGAGGGGGTTTTGGGATGTTGCTGGGGAGGAATAAGCTGAACAAGCAGAAGAAAAAAGGCTTGTACACCTCTACATGCAAATGTTCAGACATCAAACACTCCTTGAGTTTCGATCACATTATTCATAGCAGATGTAACAAGGCATACACTCCATTGTATTGAACGTTGCCGCCTCAGAATTTTTTACATAGCTTGGATACAATCAGGGGATTGATTAAAAGATAAGAGACCTGACTTAATGTAAcactaaacagaaaaaaacaaaaaaccaaaagaaggcAAAACAGCTCATTGGGGATAAACTTCTctgtaaaatatttatgaattggatataaaaaaattgatctggaTGCACTAGGCTACAGATAGTAATGACTGGAGATTGTAGTGGTGAGTTTTCTAGTTAAATAAGGATTTGTAATCTAAGCAGTCAGTGGGAACTAGTAGACCACACAGCAACTATGTTATTCAAATCTGAACTTACAACTGATACCAATACTTTCATCTTGTTCGGTTGCCCGTTGTCGCGTGCGAGCGCTCGCTGACCAGTTATTAGCTCTGCCAGGACCACTCCGAAAGAAAACACATCAGTTTTTGATGTCATCTGTAGTTCACGAACAGATCTAGCAGAAAATAATCAGATTGGAACATTACAGTTAACAACCAtacaatggaaaaaaaagcatcttttgtttttttaagtgttggAATGGAGTGAACAAGAATGAGGCACAAATCTAAGGAGTTATGAGCTCAGGACTTACTCAGGTGCAATGTAACCTGGCGTGCCTACTAGCCGTGTTGCTACTGCATCTTCTTCATTTGATCTTTCTACCAATCTTGCCAGTCCAAAATCTGCAACCTGTGGTAAGAGCATTAGCTAGTACAGTAAGGTGAAGTTAGGAACGGTTTTATGCAACTGCATACATATGCGTAACAACGAGCGAAGCAAATATGTAACAGAACCAATTAACGACAAACATATATTCACACCCTCAAAATGAAAATGGTAGCAAGCACCTTTGCTCCGAGTCCCTTATCAAGTAGAATGTTACTTGTCTTTATATCACGGTGAACATATCGCGCTTTTGTGTGATCATGAATATATTCAATTCCTCGTGCAGCGTCTAGTGCTATTTGTGCTCTTGCAAGCCATGAAAGGGGCGAGTGACCTGATACCATTTAGTGTCAGAACCTTGTAGAAGCAATATGCTGCATAATTTTAGCTTTACCATTCTTTCTAAAGACAGCTTCACTCTCTAATCGGTTCTCATGAGCTTACTGTTAAAGCGTTTATGACACTAATACCTTTTAGCAAAGGGTCATGAAGGTGATCATTGAGTGATCCATTCTGAATATACTCGTATACTAAATAGAGGTGATTATCCCCTGTTGCATATCCCAGCAGCTCCACCTAAGGAATTACATTTTGTTCATTAAAACTATCACATAatcctttgttttttagagTGTTCTGTACCCTTTTTCTGGAAAAGAAATCCTCACCACATTAATATGATGTATCTTGCACAACACTTTTAGCTCTGAGTAGAATTCCTTTGATCTGGAAGacttcattttcttaattgcaACTTCCTGTACTTCGATTTAGCAACAAGGTTTTGTgacttgatttatatttgttcaAACTATAAACATGCAGGGGAAATCATATCATACCCTTTCTTTCAGAGTACCAATGTACACAATCCCATATCCTCCCGCTCCAATTTTCCTGCTTTCGTCGAATTGACTTGTGGCCTCATCTATCTCCTTCGAACTATATACAATTGGTCTTTCGGATTCAAAGGTTGCATCTACACCAAGAAATTTAGTTTCACATGAGCAATCGCAATGGAAAGTTACACCTTTCGACTAATTGAGCTAATTTCTATAAGATACTTCCTCaaattcagttatttttttatagatttgtcTTGAAGCCAGATTGCTCTGTAGTTGCTTCAGAGTCACGTTAGGAGACTGACCTTCTATGTACTTTTCACGAAAGAGAGTCCTTAAGGAAGTCCTCGTGGGACTTCGGGCTTTGTTGACAACTTCTGGgtcttcttttctgtttttatggTTTCTGTTTCTTCTGTGGAGGAACAACAGCAATgaacaaactgaaaataaagtCACAGCTGACAGTGTACCAAGGATTATTGTCAAATGGTGTTGCTTTCCTggtttgaacaagaagaaaccaAGAAGTTACCTAtcatttaaagattattttttccaTACAACTAGAACATTTAGATTCTGCAAGAAGAATTTGAAGGGTTAATTGCTGACCTTGTTTTGGTGCTTGAATTCCATTCTTCTCTCTGGGAACGAATAAAACCCATCCGACATCAATCAAGTTTGGATTTCGAGTAAATCTTTCATTTAGATTCTCAATCCCAGTCAGTTCTGCAGATAAAAGTTCTGAAATCCCTGTTAGGGTATCATTTTCCTGAACTGTATATGTCACAATCTCTTTAGCCTCTACTTCTAAGCATCCACATACAAGATGCACACTAATCATATCTCCAGCAATAAATAGCCGTTCCACTCCTGGAACCTCCCAAGCTTGCCCACTATAGAGAACCCATGTAACATTGGCAAATATGTCACCAGATTGTACACTATAGAAGGTATCGTAGAAGTAGCCTTGAGTGCCATTCACATCCTTGCAAGTGCATGGAACTGATACAAGATAGTCGTGTTTGAGGCCATGAGTAATGGGCTCAACATTGGATGATTTCACTGAGTAGAAAGAAGCTATTTGCTCAATGGAAAGGCCTTCGGAGATGTGATATAGATAGGAATCACAATTCTGAACCTGGTCAGAGCAACTAAAGGGGTACATGGTGCTGCTTGACTCGATGAAGACATTGGAGGAGAGGGCATGAGTAAGGATAATTGCTAAGAAATAAAGGTGGTGGAGATGGAATTGACGGTTGTTTTGGGCAGCCATCTTCATGACAGAAAATGAATAGCAGGATCACACAATAAACATATATCTTGCACCCCTTTATTATATTTCCAGTGGCCTCCTGATAAGGGATCATCAGCTCATCACCTTACCAACAAATATGCCATTTTTGAACGCAACAAAGTTGCACCTCAAAAGTCATTGACTTGGCTCATTTCTCCTCCTGTATGACCTAAGCAGAATTCGAAAGTTTACCAATTCTGGCTAGCATGCTTTGTCTCCATGTATATGGAACCACATTAGTGGattatatgttaattattagtAATTGAAATTGTTGGTGACTTCATTCCTATCCCTGttgttgtgtgtggtcccgcaccatgtgatggtgggaccaccatattaattagtaagagacagcaaggcaaAGCTatctctttgaattaatataggagctgccactgtagatggcagtagcaaaaaaaaaaaacgagagaaaagagagtagagaaaaacaagagaaaagagaagaagaggcagcagagtaGTCTgtgttctttcttcgatttccagttcgttcaccgttggatcgggctgagattttgacagtagcttctagacacgttcctcttcattctagacggttggatcgaagattggtaGTGTGAAAActggccgttttgacagaaaacggggctatcagttttgtgagtttttctcaaataattctcctttaatcttgttgtaatccgagaataagtagttcttgataatatatatgttgtagcccttagttgaatctgaggaagaactaTTGTGAatccattatttgtgatagtggaagtttttaggtggattCCGGTCctgtggtttttcccgcatcgggtttttcACGTAAAAAtattggtgttgatttgtgtgattgttgcattatatttgttcaCTGTTTGATTCTGTtgtttactgcacaaagagggaaaaaggattgggacttatgaattgtgaattgtatttcGCTGAATTGATCCAGTTATTTGTCCCAAGTTTTCCCAACAACTGTGTTGTACTTACAAGCATAAGCATTTTTATGAAGAATTTTTCGTGGTTATGTCATCGTTTATAACTGTTATTCGAAGGGATTAAGCTACAACTTGTCGCTTTCAGCAAGAAGTTACAGTATTTGTATCATTCCGCAGGTGAACTATTTGGCTGGTCAACAGTAAAATTAAGCATGACCTTTTGCCATCAAGCGACGTATTCGACCTACCCTTTGAAGTAAACGATGATGTGTAGCAGTACAATTGTGAGAAGTTTCTGGTTGCTGTCTCACACAAGACATGATAATCCCAGATGAGTGTTCATGATCCGTCAAGCTCCAAGAAATTGTTTTATCTTGAAGAATCAACTTCTTTGCATGATGGATCCTGAGCAAAAACCTTCTATTTTGGAgttgaaaattacaataatatccACTTTGTCGGaggtgaaaaaaagaagaaaagaaagtcaAGCTCTGTTGAAAATTGTGTGTGATAATTGAAAGGACATTTCACCAAACAAGGCACTATAAAAAATACACACAGCATTATTTAGAGTTTAGTGGTTTGGTAATCATTGCGCAACCATACGACGACAGCAAAAAAGAGGTGGCCGGCAGCCAAGACGTCCAGCCAACATTGAGTCATGGTCCGGCTCAACAGGCCTATTAGCCCGTGAAAGCTAGCTTCTTTTGAGCTTTGTCAATtagtcaatttaattttttaatctaattataCCAAGGTATTAATGCTCATTTTACTTGGACTAGTTTTCTgcagtattgtttttttaatatctaacagattcttttgaattatttataaagaaataagcTTCAGGACGCCTCAAAGCCCAATATATCAATCATGTCACAATCTTAAAAACCATTTTTATGTCTTCCCACCCTCTTGACCACCCTTTGTCACCTCTCGGGCCTTGCTCTGAACAATCTGGCCCGTCTCCCTAGCTTTCTGGCCCACTTGTCCTGCCGTTTCCCGTGTCCTCCGTTTTCGCTTGATCCAATTTCTGTGGCAAGGGACCTCTGATCAAGCTTCGAATATAGCTGGCCATCCATGAGAGCGAAGAGAGTGCAGTGACCCCGAAAGCACCAGACGTTAAGAATCCAAGCACGCCCAGCCCTATGACAAGAGCTGCAGGGACCAAAACTgggctaaaaaaaacaaaaagtggGGTTGCCACTGCTAACAAGGAAGAGAAGGGCGCCACCAACAGGCAACAAGGTCACAACAGCTAAAACCTGGGAAGTTGAAGCACCCTTTCCAGGGAGGAATATGCCCGCTGTGCCTTGACCACCAGGTCTCAGCTGTTGCTGTTGTTGGCGAAAGTCAGCCATGGAGAGGCTGCTGGGACTAGCTAAAGATCAGCTTGTAGATTATTGCAGAGATGGAGATGGCATGCAAAAACGGAGAGCACATGAACGAGCGTTATATTTTTGGAGATGGGGGAAAGGACACGTGGTATAATAGGGTGACACATGTTTGGTAAGTGGGATGTACAAGCTTGCAGTTGCATGGTGAGTGTGTCTTTCGGAGTACGTGTTTGCAGAGTCAGCGTGGTGCTGTGTTCTGTAATAAATGGAATGGGGCTCATACAAGCAAGCAGTCCCAAAGCTTGGAGCTTTCCGTTGTTGGGCTATTTTGCTTGGGGGGCTGATTAAAACAGTGGGTTGATTTATTACCCAAAAGACCGAAGTTGGAAATTATTCATTTATGGCTGAATTTTCCACTATTCATTTGTACGACAATACAAATCCTAAAATATGAAAAGGTACGTAATTGATAAATACTTatctagtctctccaatatctTATATAATCTACAAAATTAATGGAGAAATcacagggttttttttgttagacaAGAGACTCTTGTTTTTCTGTGAAATTTCTCACTCCGAAGCCTTTTTTTCCCCATAAATAAAGGGATTATAACTACATCTTGCTATCACCATGCaatctcaaaagaaaaaaataattgacatggagaatttaattatttaactatTAAATGGGCAATGGCCCatcaaataacattttaatttaaaaattaaaacataactaATATTTTCATACTTGGCCCTTCCAACGTTTAATATATACCTCATATTGAAAGAGTTTAAAATTGCATGAATCATGCCAATAAATTCTCTAGAGCAATTATTATCTTTCACGAATTAAaaagcaactttttttttgaatgagaaAACTATATATGGTACATATCTATATCAATGCATTTCTAAATATTCATTCAAGGTCACcaaacaaaattcaaatatgTATTGTTATCTTCTAAACATTAtgtatataatcaaataagagAACACAATTATGAAGTTAATGAAGtcttttaaatcaataaaatacaatgaaaacacaaaaaatatctcaatcacataaaaaaatacataatagaaTTGATTCTCATATACTCAATATGtcccttataaaaaaataattgataaaccTTTTATTAATGAATCAATAATCATGAATCCACTACTGATGTGTTCAACAACACAACCATTTTGTTTGATCTGACATCTTTTTAAATCGTTCGAtacttaatattaatgaatttattatgactttctctcttattatttttagacGAAACACTATAgttgattaatttattattataaattctcaatgacttgaaaattttataaataactttAAGCCTCGAATAAAACTCCTTAACGATATAATTTGTGATGTCACTTCAAAACATGATATATACTATGCTTTAGTAATAGAAATAGCAACCAAAGATTGTTTTGCACTTCTCTAAGAAATGACCATTCTagctaataaaacaaatatcatgatGTTGACTTTATTAAGTCAAGGTAACCAATAAAGTCAGAATTTGAAAATCCAATCACTTCTTAATAATCATGTTGTCTATTTATAAGTTTTAATTCTTAGTCCCTTAAAGCTATCACAAGAATTTCTTTACAACTCTTTAATGTTCTAAACCTGGGTTACCTTAATATCTGCTCAATATTCAATCTACATATGCAATGTTAGGTCTTGTAAGGAatgttcattatttatttatctctaaATAATTTATTGGTGATAAGaggttaaattatatttaatgaaagaaTGACATCACCcttatcatattattttaaaatgaaaagttattttttatatgtattttcttgtaaatttatttttaattgccatatgtgtttataaatttaattacaatatatatGCAATTTACATTTTTAGTTTAATCAATAtcgatcataaaaaaataaaaaaaattattaatttaggtCATTCATGAAAGTTTCAACATCAATCCCTTTTAAAAAGGAACTTGTTgaattgactatttttttttttgaaaaaaaataaacgttgGACTCATAAAGATAGTTAAACATTGAATTAAACTTTTGCCCATTTATATTGACCAGTTTAAAACAGGtgctggtaaaaaaaaaaaaaagctttgacTATTCTTTTGGATATGTGTAAAACCGGCCCGACAATATCACTCATACTTATTAGACTATCAATTAAATACCCATTTCGCAATCAAGATTAACCCACCATAATTATTCTGGATCACAcaatcaatcaagaaattagCACAATGGCTCCTCTtatgatttgaattaaaacCTTGCTCGGGACGACCTTTGAGGGGGCATCTTGATATGTTTGAAAtaccctaaaattaacaatagtTCAACTTTATTTGGTATTGTCATTTTCGACATGTCAAAATCTGGCAAAATATTCCATGAGGGACACTTTCTGCGCATATGATTAGAGAAGGTATTCCTTCTCCGCATCCttcaaagtaaaaaacttaGAGAAGCCACCGCTACGAACAACTAGAAGATATTCTTATTCTCTTCATCAAATCTAAATCTGTACTACAATATCTTGGTGTATGAATTAATATAGTATCGCCCTCTTTCATTAATTATATAGCCATTGTCAAACATAAAATACGTATCAAGAAAAGCGTACTTCTTTAATCCACAATCTTGTAGCGCCATGGCAACCACCATGGCCATCATCATTGGTGAGTTGAAAAAGAAATACTCAAATTCAGTGCATGTAAGAAATAAAGGCACGATACAAagaatatatatgttgtattaGCCACTTATAAAGCCCTTTTTTCTACAACTCCTTCATACATGCGGCCAGCAGGAGGCAGTACTGTTGTATGGGGGATAAACATGAGTTTAATTATTGCTTAATCCCCCTTGATTGAGCTTAATTATGCGTGCAGAAGTTTTGGAATTAAAgcattctcttcttctttcatgcAGAAAGCTCAAAAGCATGCCCAATAGATCCGGGCCATGATGCATTTTGTGGGGCTAAAGCTACAACACAAATTTTAGCCGAAGATGGGTAACATGATTAATTAGTTGAGAAATCTTTAGATAGCTTaaaatgccttcttttttttttatatatatatatatatgtccaaTTCATTAATGTTTGCTCCTTTCTTAGGTTCTTTGAATGTTATCTTAGGAACAAAGAAATGTTCCGTGGCTTCGCTTGCAAACATTAGAACTATATCTAATCATTTCTGCCATCCCgctcccaagaaaaaaaaaatgtagtggCTTGGACTCGTGCCCTTGGAAGGATAATTGGGGTCAACGAACCTAGCTAATGAACTTGGAAAACACCAAAATGAAATGGTTTTGATGGCTAGGATATTTTCATAATGGTGGGCAGAGAGGGGTGcaagaaacaaaatcaataaacttggaaagtaatatttttttgacactgtaaattttctttaatcagtttatcatttattttaatgatactaactaaatattaataatattctccctcaattactataaaaaacaaacttggaaaataaaattatatacaaggattaaatagaaattaagatactataagagagagagagagagaaagaatgtTATATTCTTAAGAGGTTGAGTTGGAAGTTTTCAAAATTCTAGATGTGTTGTGATCCTTAAGCAATGTTTAGTTATGTGGTGGCTAATAATTCATATTAGATTTTGAGAACTAATTAGAATGAGATTTGAGGTATGATATCAAATATCTATATGTAATAGAAACGTATTTTGGGTCATGAGGATAACAAAACTAATTTATAGGCTGTTTGGAAGTGTAAtgacggttgttttttaaagttttcatttaaaaatgtatcaaaataatattttttatttttaaaaaattatttttgatattagtatattaaatgatatgaaaatacaaaaaaaattaatttgaagcaaataaaaaaatatttttttcaaatttatttaaaaatacttttaaaatgtaaaaacaaataagttttAGTGTTGTACTTTTAAGCGTTGAGATTGTTTAGGTTGATATTTCTTGTATTTGATTACTGTTTGTGACAAAATAGGATTAGTATCTACCGTAGTAGTTGATTCTGAGAACTAAATGCTATGCTATACCTTTAGAAGTAGCTTTTATGTATCATTTAGTTATTGTTTAGTAATATAAATGATGTAGACAATATAGATAAAAGTATATTTGATtgtagaaacaaaaacaatggaataaaaataattatagtcctcaaacaattttaaaatgagtttATGTGCTTCCAAAATAGAAGGTACAAAGAGATAAttcttcaaaaacaatattttttttatttttaaaatatcattataaaaaacttttaagtcTAAAATTGTTCGATTAAGACATACAatgaaaaaatagttattattatagttttaaaattcaactcaAGGGTTGATACGGGTAAGGCCTAGGTCACGAATCAAGAGAGTTAATTcaggttgacccgagtcaacataaaaataaaagaggttattattataattttaaaaatcgaTTTGAGAGTCGACCTAGGGTAAAGCATGAGTCATGAGTGAAGTTGATCATTGACTTGGGTCAACGTAAGGATAAAAGTgataattattatagtttaaaaCCTGACTTGGGACAAAACCTGGGTAATGGGTTGTGACCCTCGACCCGGGCTGACCGGATTAACTTTGAttaatgtaagaataaaaataattattatcatagttttaaaatcttacTCGAGGGTCGACCCGAGACAAAGCTCGAATCACTGGTCAAGAgggttaacccgggtcaatGTAAAGgtaaaagtggttattatcatagttttaaaagcTAACTGGGGGGTCATCTCGGGGCAAAACTTGAGTCATAGGTCGAGATGGTCAACCCGGGCCAacgataaaaatagttattatcatagttttaaaactcgattcaGGGATCGACCGAGGACAAGTACTGAGTCATGGGTCAAGAGTGTCGACTCAGGTTCACCCGAGTCCATGTATGTATAAAAgtgattaattattataataattttaaaactcgatttgAGGATCGACCTGTAAAAAAGCCTAAGTCACGTATCTAGAGGGTTAacccaaatttttcttttaaaaaaaatcaaaccaacatcattttgatcagtttttttttttaattttgacccatatttatgattatttttttaaaaaaaaaacccaatgagTTTTTGACCCATTCTTTATCCCAAATTTACCCGAGTTTGGATCAAATCAAGTCGAATcaatcatttgttttattttttttcttaaacttggaGTTGTCCAGGTCTAGGATCAACTCGTTGAGAGATTTTATAACTATacttattataatattattaatttcaacattcaatataaactaaagtaaaaaacaaaaatatcttattatttgtaaattatataagtttgataataatacatattaaaatgtaaattagattatttaatattttattctatc contains:
- the LOC133675719 gene encoding lysM domain receptor-like kinase 3, producing MKMAAQNNRQFHLHHLYFLAIILTHALSSNVFIESSSTMYPFSCSDQVQNCDSYLYHISEGLSIEQIASFYSVKSSNVEPITHGLKHDYLVSVPCTCKDVNGTQGYFYDTFYSVQSGDIFANVTWVLYSGQAWEVPGVERLFIAGDMISVHLVCGCLEVEAKEIVTYTVQENDTLTGISELLSAELTGIENLNERFTRNPNLIDVGWVLFVPREKNGIQAPKQGKQHHLTIILGTLSAVTLFSVCSLLLFLHRRNRNHKNRKEDPEVVNKARSPTRTSLRTLFREKYIEDATFESERPIVYSSKEIDEATSQFDESRKIGAGGYGIVYIGTLKEREVAIKKMKSSRSKEFYSELKVLCKIHHINVVELLGYATGDNHLYLVYEYIQNGSLNDHLHDPLLKGHSPLSWLARAQIALDAARGIEYIHDHTKARYVHRDIKTSNILLDKGLGAKVADFGLARLVERSNEEDAVATRLVGTPGYIAPESVRELQMTSKTDVFSFGVVLAELITGQRALARDNGQPNKMKVLVSVMTAIFRDQDPETALEANIDENMKGSYPMDEVYKMAELSTHCMNEDPTNRPEMREIVQKLSKILMSSIEWEASLGGSSQVFTRLFDGR